The following is a genomic window from Adhaeribacter radiodurans.
TATGCTAACTTTCAAACAACTTACGAGCAAAAATTAAAAGAAAAACAAGCCGCTTTTCCGGGTTGGGACTAAGCAAAATAATTAGATGAGCAGAAAGTTTATAGTTACAGACTAATCTTTCAAACTAAAGTTGATTAAATTGATCTGGCAACTATTATCCTGAAAATGTAGGCTTTTAATTAGCTTTCGTAAACAATAAACCTCTTTCGTGGCGGTTACAATAAACAACGGCCTTATCGTTTATAATTAGAAACGCACCTGTTTATGAGCACTATTATCGAAACTAAAGATATCTCGCGGGTCTACCACATGGGTAGCGAAACCATTCATGCCCTTAAAAGCGTGTCGATAAAGATAAACCGGGGCGAGTACGTGGCTTTTATGGGTCCGTCGGGTTCGGGGAAATCAACGCTCATGAATATTGTGGGCTGTTTAGACACACCTACGGGCGGCCAGTATATTTTAAATGGCAAAGACGTGAGTAATATGACCGATAACGAATTAGCTGAAATCCGGAATAAGGAAATTGGCTTCGTATTTCAAACGTTTAATTTATTGCCGCGCTCTACCTCCTTAGATAATGTAAGTTTACCCTTGATTTATGCGGGGTATGGCAAAAGTGCCCGGGAAGAGAAAGCTATGCAGGCGCTGGAAAGCGTAGGTTTAGGACCACGCGCCAAACATAAGCCCAATGAGCTTTCGGGCGGGCAGCGCCAACGGGTAGCCATAGCCCGGGCCTTGGTAAACAACCCCAGCATTATGCTCGCCGACGAACCTACCGGTAACCTTGATACAAAAACTTCATACGAAATAATGGAGCTTTTCGAAAACCTACATGTTAAAGGAAATACCATTATTATGGTTACCCACGAAGAAGATATTGCCAAATATGCGCACCGCATTGTACGTCTCCGCGATGGATTAATAGAATCGGATGAAATAAATTCCGAAATAATTCGGCACTCGATGCCCGTTTAACCAGGTATTTTACCTTAACCTAAAATTTACCCTCCGTCAGAAAAAGGTTTTGGTTATGGATATTGATTCTGCTTCAAAACCCGGAGAAAAATAAGTTAAAATAATCTTTTATTCAGAAGGTTTCTATTTGGCTATTTAACAGAGTAGTTTCCCTCTGATGGAGATTCTTTGAATATGTCAATTTATTATTTCAATATACTTTTGTCCGGTACTTAATACAAGATACTCTTGTTTGAATTTCATAATTTTATCTGGCAAAGAATAACCGGTAAGCTCTCCGTTAACACCTATTCCTTTAAATGAAAAAAGCCCCTTTCGGGGCCTTCTTAAGTTTTTTCTGCTACTTAAATTAATTGCCGGAAGAAATATAAAACTTCACGGGCAGCATTTTTTAATTCTCTCGATTTAGGTAAGTCCGCTCCTGGTTTCACATTTTCTAAGACTTCTGCTAACAGGTTTAACCGGTAAGCCATAACATCGAATTCTTCTTCTTGTAAAGTAGTGTAGTCTTTCAGTTCCATAATTTTATCGTTTTTTATCGTTTCCCCTACTACAACTAAAATCAAGCTAATCGTTCGGTATAATTTCTCTAATTAGGGAATCAAACGTTCTTGCATTATAAACCCAATGCTTATCTTGTTTTAGTATTAAAATACTTTTTATTATATAGAATAAACCAGATTAATATTTTAAATTAATGCCGAGCTGACTCTTTTTTAACGGCTAATAATCCGTTTACTATAATGTTTGCCTTTAATAAAGTTTTAAGATAAGCTTTAAAGCAAAAGCCTATTTAAGTTTAATTAATTTGTAAAAAATAAAGAATGGACCATAAAACTAAACCCATTCTATACCCGCTCAAAGCAACATACCGGCAAGCTAAAACAGCTAAAATATAGTTACGATAGCAAAAGTATTATTCGCGCTTTAGCCCTAAAATAAAGTTCTGCTTAACTGCAAAGAATATATAAAATTTTATATTACATTTAGGATTACTATAAAGGCAAATATTCAGGTACACGCAAAATTCAAAATTAGTTAAAAGGTTATTCTTCAACCTTATTAAACCTGAATGTCTAAAGATTATTCTAATAAGTTTAATTTATTTGAATTAGGCGCTATTTAATGAAAATACAAATATCAACCTTGTGCTTTGCCCTCCTGGTAATACTTTGTTCTAAATCAGCTTTTAGCCAAGTAGCAACTAACGACTCGGCTTATTTAGCTGCCCGAATAACTAATCTCACCAATCGGTATACCCAAACTATTGCCGATGCCAAACACTTGTTTAATGGTAAAGAGTACTTAACCTACGATAAGTATTATCTGAAAGGAAATCAGTTTTATAAGTCTGACCAAGAGCAGGAAGGAGAAGTATATTACGATGGGTATTTGTTTACGAACGTACCCTTATTATTTGATGTAATGCTGGACCAGATTGTTATTTCTGAGCCAAATGGTTCCTTGCAATTTAAACTCGAAAACAAGAAAGTATCTTATTTTAAAGTACACGGCCATTCTTTTATTCGATTGGTTGCCGATACCTTAACAGAATCCCCCATCAAAACCGGCTATTATGATTTATTAGTTAATGGCAAAACAAAATTATTTGCCAAACGGATGAAAAAAGTGTACGAGGATGCGACTATAAGAGGCATGGAAGGAGAATTTATAATAGAAGATAGATTTTATATTCGCCGGAATGATAAATACTACCCGGTTGGCACAAAGAAAACCGCGCTAAACGCCTTAGCCGATAACAAAAAAGAGCTACAGAAATACAGCCGCAGCCAACATTTAAAGTTTAAAAAAGAAATGCGCGAAGCTTCTCTCATTAACCTGGTACAACATTACAACCAATTGCCATCCGCACTGCTTAAGAATTAAATATACTCGTTAGCCTAAAAAATACTGTTTATGAATTATTACTTCCGTATAGTACTACTCTTGTTTCTGGTTACAGAAAGTTGGGTTGGTTACGGGCAGAATACAAAAAATAATGCAATTACGGGTGATTATAACAATTTACTTTTTTCAGAGTTTGCGAAGGCGATAGAAGCTCAAACCAAGTACCACTTTTTCTATGATCCGGCTACGGTAGATAGTTTATTT
Proteins encoded in this region:
- a CDS encoding ABC transporter ATP-binding protein, translating into MSTIIETKDISRVYHMGSETIHALKSVSIKINRGEYVAFMGPSGSGKSTLMNIVGCLDTPTGGQYILNGKDVSNMTDNELAEIRNKEIGFVFQTFNLLPRSTSLDNVSLPLIYAGYGKSAREEKAMQALESVGLGPRAKHKPNELSGGQRQRVAIARALVNNPSIMLADEPTGNLDTKTSYEIMELFENLHVKGNTIIMVTHEEDIAKYAHRIVRLRDGLIESDEINSEIIRHSMPV